One Phosphitispora fastidiosa DNA window includes the following coding sequences:
- a CDS encoding ArnT family glycosyltransferase: MDRLVFLNRKLLLFVMGGICLYILLTVPFLGNMPITTDEVQFAEPAYNFIKNGHFGTTSLSGIFEFKQKTYWQHPLYLALMYFPIRIFGYSFWSIKMMSVITGLITLIYAYRIGRLLKFPYLYPAMLTLNVLFIFLTKIGRMEILIMCLSLAAFYYALQKKYLLAGLVSSLALLTHPIGAFTILNTFVVMRYHRMFDIRYAAGLALPFAIALSFVLFDWREFINQYVVVQKYLYDARGLLNGPETQLQNFLFLVEKAGLWLKLQIPVFLLFIWGLCRKKDELGITVILITVINFLGLVLFVPNKYINYYTALVLPYTLLFVALAVKRNRNIPVVALLVVSLAANGVVSGMATASFHHEPTDMFRVNMLLPPGSKILGPPELGVPLQTAEVVGFHVVRMKMDLENKTMNEVLGELDPDYLVVDPRATVEQSWRLFTRNEDEFVEFLQKRTVYRGKVRFNGRDVYVFEMN, translated from the coding sequence ATGGACCGGCTTGTTTTTTTAAACAGGAAGCTCCTCTTGTTTGTTATGGGGGGAATCTGTCTCTATATCCTGTTAACAGTACCTTTTTTGGGCAATATGCCTATTACTACCGATGAGGTGCAGTTTGCTGAACCGGCATATAACTTTATTAAAAACGGGCATTTTGGGACCACTTCCCTGAGCGGGATATTTGAGTTTAAGCAAAAGACCTACTGGCAGCATCCGCTATATTTAGCGCTGATGTATTTTCCCATCAGAATATTTGGCTACAGCTTCTGGTCGATTAAAATGATGTCTGTAATCACTGGGCTGATTACACTAATTTATGCTTACAGGATTGGCAGGCTGTTGAAATTCCCATATCTTTATCCGGCTATGCTGACCCTTAATGTCCTGTTTATTTTTCTTACCAAAATCGGCAGGATGGAAATTCTCATCATGTGCCTGTCTCTGGCTGCCTTCTATTACGCCCTGCAGAAAAAGTATCTGCTTGCAGGGCTGGTATCCTCTCTGGCGCTGCTCACTCACCCGATAGGGGCATTTACGATACTTAATACTTTTGTTGTAATGCGGTATCACCGTATGTTTGACATTCGCTATGCAGCAGGTTTGGCGTTGCCATTTGCCATTGCCTTATCTTTTGTTCTTTTTGATTGGCGTGAGTTTATCAATCAATATGTTGTTGTCCAGAAATACCTTTATGATGCCAGGGGGCTGCTGAACGGCCCAGAAACTCAGCTGCAGAACTTCCTTTTCCTTGTGGAAAAGGCCGGGCTGTGGCTGAAACTGCAGATACCGGTGTTTCTTCTGTTTATATGGGGGCTTTGCAGGAAAAAAGATGAGTTGGGCATAACGGTGATACTGATTACAGTAATCAATTTTCTGGGTTTGGTTCTGTTTGTTCCCAATAAGTATATAAACTATTATACTGCGCTTGTTCTTCCTTACACGCTGTTGTTCGTTGCATTGGCTGTAAAACGTAACCGGAATATCCCTGTTGTGGCCCTCCTGGTCGTCAGCCTGGCAGCAAATGGTGTAGTATCCGGGATGGCCACCGCATCTTTTCATCATGAACCTACAGATATGTTCAGAGTGAATATGTTATTGCCGCCGGGATCCAAAATCCTGGGTCCTCCGGAACTGGGTGTGCCGCTGCAGACCGCCGAGGTCGTCGGGTTTCATGTTGTCAGAATGAAAATGGACCTGGAAAACAAGACTATGAATGAAGTTCTGGGGGAACTTGACCCTGATTACCTGGTTGTGGACCCGCGGGCTACAGTAGAGCAAAGCTGGAGACTGTTTACCCGAAATGAGGATGAATTTGTGGAGTTTCTGCAGAAGAGAACGGTTTACAGGGGGAAAGTGAGGTTTAATGGTAGGGATGTGTATGTGTTTGAGATGAATTAA
- a CDS encoding DUF1638 domain-containing protein — MKTVFVACSMLKAEIEKVMEELNSENRILFFDAALHVDFDRLEKALVSRLEEAGKDEKPAVLVGTKCHPEIQDIIARYQAKIVSGINCIELLLGEKMKDLDAEAKTFYVSYGWLKNWKKIFVEELKWDSVDARINFGYYDRIVYIDTGLQEINDEEVLEFYEYTGVPLEIYPVDLENMKKEIGRLIG; from the coding sequence ATGAAGACAGTTTTTGTAGCCTGCTCCATGCTGAAAGCAGAGATAGAGAAGGTTATGGAAGAACTTAATTCAGAAAACCGGATATTATTTTTTGACGCCGCGCTCCATGTTGACTTTGACAGGCTGGAGAAGGCCCTGGTCAGCAGGCTGGAAGAGGCCGGAAAGGATGAGAAACCGGCAGTGCTGGTTGGCACCAAATGTCATCCGGAAATACAGGATATCATTGCACGGTATCAAGCCAAAATAGTAAGCGGAATTAACTGTATTGAGCTGCTGCTGGGTGAAAAGATGAAGGACCTGGATGCTGAAGCCAAGACTTTTTATGTCTCTTATGGGTGGCTGAAGAACTGGAAAAAAATTTTTGTTGAAGAACTGAAATGGGATTCTGTTGATGCCAGAATTAATTTTGGGTATTATGACCGGATAGTCTATATAGATACCGGACTTCAAGAAATAAATGATGAAGAGGTCCTGGAATTCTATGAATATACCGGGGTTCCTCTGGAAATCTATCCGGTAGACCTGGAAAACATGAAAAAAGAAATTGGCAGACTGATAGGGTGA
- a CDS encoding glutaredoxin family protein, giving the protein MGVTIYTKDGCPHCQAAKEHFSRQNIDYTEINISEDKGKIDELVKVAGVRKVPVIVEGDKVTVGFNGGG; this is encoded by the coding sequence ATGGGTGTAACAATTTATACCAAGGATGGCTGTCCGCACTGCCAGGCGGCCAAGGAACACTTCAGCAGACAAAATATTGATTATACTGAAATCAATATTTCCGAGGATAAGGGGAAAATTGATGAATTGGTCAAGGTTGCAGGGGTTCGTAAGGTCCCGGTGATTGTAGAAGGAGATAAAGTAACGGTAGGATTTAACGGTGGCGGCTGA
- the trxA gene encoding thioredoxin has protein sequence MASDKVLVLTNNNFKGEVLEASEPVLVDYWAPWCSPCRMIGPIVDELAGEYQGKIKVGKVNVDENREIAIEYGVMSIPTLIVFKAGKAVDRVVGFKSKNDLKAVLEKHV, from the coding sequence ATGGCAAGTGATAAGGTACTCGTACTGACTAATAATAATTTTAAGGGTGAAGTGTTGGAAGCATCAGAACCGGTATTGGTTGACTACTGGGCCCCATGGTGTTCCCCGTGTCGTATGATCGGACCTATTGTTGATGAACTGGCAGGTGAATATCAGGGGAAAATCAAGGTTGGCAAGGTGAATGTGGACGAAAATCGTGAAATTGCCATTGAGTACGGGGTTATGAGCATTCCGACCCTGATTGTCTTCAAAGCTGGGAAGGCTGTTGACCGGGTAGTTGGTTTCAAGTCAAAGAACGATCTCAAAGCGGTGCTGGAAAAACACGTGTAG
- a CDS encoding AAA family ATPase, whose product MDLFEAGRQNHMKKEAPLAVRMRARTLNEFVGQEEIVGQGKLLRRAIEADKLSSVIFYGPPGTGKTTLARVIANTTRAFFEQLNAVISGVADIKRVVKNAGDRLGMYSQRTILFIDEIHRFNKSQQDALLPFVEDGTVILIGATTENPYFEVNAPLLSRSRVFRFDYLNDAEIARLVTVALQDEERGLGQYLVDLKEEALKHIVDIANGDARSALNAIELAVLTTPPGENGLREITLEVAEESIQKRSVTYDKSGDQHYDVISAFIKSLRGSDPDAALHWLARMIYAGEDPRFIARRLLVHAAEDVGMADPNALVVAMSAANALEYIGMPEARLPLAEAVIYIATAPKSNAVIKAIDSALGDIEKKKIGTVPAHLRDAHYKGAAKLGHGKYYKYPHQFEGNYVEQQYLPDELLGVTYYHPYDSGYEKEIGKRLENLKGNDPSKSRHKGGGEQ is encoded by the coding sequence ATGGACCTGTTTGAAGCAGGCAGGCAGAATCATATGAAAAAAGAGGCGCCTCTGGCGGTAAGGATGCGGGCCCGCACCCTTAATGAGTTTGTGGGGCAGGAGGAAATAGTTGGCCAGGGCAAGCTGCTGCGGCGGGCGATTGAGGCAGACAAATTGTCCTCAGTTATATTCTACGGTCCTCCGGGGACAGGCAAGACTACACTGGCCAGGGTTATCGCCAATACTACCAGGGCTTTTTTTGAACAGCTGAATGCTGTAATTTCCGGTGTGGCCGATATCAAGCGGGTAGTCAAAAACGCCGGCGACAGGCTGGGAATGTACAGCCAGAGAACGATTCTCTTTATTGATGAGATTCACAGGTTTAACAAATCACAGCAGGATGCCCTGCTGCCCTTTGTCGAGGATGGAACTGTTATTTTGATTGGAGCTACCACAGAAAACCCGTACTTCGAGGTAAATGCGCCCCTTTTGTCACGGTCCAGGGTGTTCAGGTTTGATTATCTGAATGATGCCGAAATTGCCCGGCTGGTTACAGTGGCTCTCCAAGATGAGGAGAGGGGCTTGGGACAGTACCTGGTCGACCTGAAAGAAGAGGCCCTGAAGCATATAGTGGATATTGCCAATGGGGATGCCCGTTCAGCCCTGAATGCCATTGAACTTGCTGTGCTGACGACACCGCCCGGTGAGAACGGTTTGCGGGAGATAACCCTGGAGGTTGCCGAGGAATCTATTCAAAAACGGTCTGTCACTTATGACAAGTCGGGGGACCAGCATTATGATGTGATCTCAGCCTTTATCAAAAGCCTCAGGGGTTCTGACCCGGATGCGGCTCTGCACTGGCTGGCCAGGATGATTTATGCCGGTGAAGATCCCCGGTTCATAGCCCGGAGGCTGCTGGTGCATGCCGCCGAGGATGTGGGGATGGCTGACCCCAATGCCCTGGTTGTGGCTATGTCTGCAGCTAATGCCCTTGAGTATATCGGTATGCCTGAGGCCAGGCTTCCCCTTGCTGAAGCCGTTATTTACATAGCCACTGCGCCCAAGAGCAATGCTGTCATCAAGGCAATAGACAGCGCTCTGGGTGATATTGAGAAAAAGAAGATTGGAACTGTACCTGCTCACCTGAGAGATGCTCATTATAAAGGTGCAGCAAAACTTGGGCACGGCAAGTATTACAAGTATCCCCATCAATTTGAAGGGAATTATGTGGAACAGCAGTATCTGCCTGATGAATTGCTGGGCGTCACTTATTATCATCCCTATGACAGCGGGTATGAAAAGGAAATTGGCAAACGGCTTGAGAACCTGAAGGGAAATGATCCCAGTAAAAGCCGGCATAAGGGGGGAGGTGAACAGTAA
- the aspS gene encoding aspartate--tRNA ligase, translating into MMESLQGIKRTHMATEVSVTNVGDRVTLMGWVDARRDHGGLIFVDLRDRSGIIQLVFSPEVDQDSFLKAEKIRGEYVLAAIGEVRRRSDEAVNPKLETGQIEVYITELRVLNAAKTPPFYIEEGIDVDENLRLRYRYLDLRRPDMQRNLILRHKVAKAARDFLDKKGFLEIETPMLTKSSPEGARDYLVPSRVNPGRFYALPQSPQIFKQLLMVSGVDKYFQIVRCFRDEDLRADRQPEFTQIDMEMSFVDVEDVLTLMEEMIAHTFSEAAGIEIEKPFPRLTYREAMDRYGSDKPDLRFELELQDFTGLAAASDFKVFAAVAAAGGQVRGINAKGCADFTRKEIDDLTKFVSIYGAKGLAYIVVTEEGLKSPILKFFKEEEINAMLDKFGAEPGDLLFFVADKPSVVAAALGALREELARKKNLIDPGVFKFAWVVEFPLVEYDEEERRYVAIHHPFTSPFEEDYGLMETDPGSVRARAYDMVLNGVELGGGSIRIHRRDIQEKMFSLLGLSEEEAKDKFGYLLEAFEYGTPPHGGIAFGLDRMIMLMAGKNTIRDVIPFPKTQSATDLMTQAPSEVAPKQLQELHMRLNVAKAKK; encoded by the coding sequence ATGATGGAGTCACTGCAGGGAATTAAGAGGACACATATGGCAACCGAGGTTTCAGTTACAAATGTTGGGGACAGGGTAACCCTGATGGGATGGGTAGATGCCAGAAGGGACCACGGCGGCTTGATATTTGTGGATTTGCGGGACCGGTCCGGGATTATTCAGCTGGTTTTCAGCCCGGAGGTTGATCAGGACTCGTTTCTGAAGGCTGAAAAAATTCGCGGGGAGTATGTCCTGGCAGCAATCGGGGAGGTGCGCAGACGGAGTGATGAAGCTGTGAACCCCAAGCTGGAAACCGGTCAGATTGAGGTCTATATAACGGAACTAAGGGTCCTTAATGCTGCCAAGACCCCGCCCTTTTATATTGAAGAAGGTATTGATGTTGATGAGAATCTGAGGCTGCGGTACCGGTATCTGGACCTGCGCCGGCCTGATATGCAGCGGAACCTGATTCTGAGGCACAAGGTGGCTAAGGCTGCCAGGGATTTTCTGGATAAAAAAGGTTTTCTGGAGATTGAGACACCGATGCTGACCAAGAGCTCTCCCGAAGGGGCCAGGGATTATTTGGTTCCCAGCCGGGTTAACCCGGGGAGATTTTATGCCCTGCCCCAGTCACCCCAGATATTTAAACAGCTTCTGATGGTTTCCGGGGTCGATAAATATTTTCAGATTGTGCGCTGTTTCCGTGATGAGGATTTACGGGCCGACAGGCAGCCGGAATTTACCCAGATTGACATGGAAATGTCTTTTGTGGATGTGGAAGATGTGCTCACCTTGATGGAGGAAATGATAGCACACACATTCAGCGAAGCGGCTGGAATTGAAATCGAGAAACCGTTCCCCAGACTTACATACAGGGAGGCTATGGACAGATATGGTTCAGACAAGCCGGACCTGCGGTTTGAGTTGGAACTGCAAGACTTTACCGGCCTCGCAGCAGCGTCTGATTTCAAGGTGTTTGCCGCTGTGGCTGCTGCCGGGGGGCAGGTCAGGGGAATCAATGCCAAGGGCTGTGCCGATTTCACCAGAAAAGAGATTGACGACCTGACCAAGTTTGTCAGCATATACGGGGCCAAGGGCCTGGCATATATAGTGGTAACTGAAGAGGGGCTGAAGTCGCCCATTCTAAAGTTCTTTAAAGAAGAAGAAATAAATGCTATGCTGGATAAGTTCGGGGCCGAGCCCGGGGATTTGCTGTTCTTTGTGGCAGACAAGCCTTCAGTTGTGGCTGCGGCATTGGGCGCCTTACGTGAAGAATTGGCCAGGAAGAAAAATCTGATTGATCCCGGTGTGTTTAAATTTGCCTGGGTGGTAGAGTTCCCTCTGGTTGAATATGATGAGGAGGAGCGCCGCTATGTTGCGATTCACCACCCGTTCACCTCACCCTTCGAGGAAGATTATGGGCTTATGGAAACTGACCCCGGCAGTGTCAGGGCACGCGCCTATGACATGGTGCTTAACGGGGTGGAACTTGGTGGCGGGAGTATCAGAATTCACAGGCGTGATATCCAGGAAAAAATGTTCTCACTGCTCGGTCTGTCCGAAGAGGAGGCCAAAGATAAATTCGGTTACCTTCTGGAGGCCTTTGAATATGGAACTCCGCCCCATGGCGGGATCGCCTTTGGGCTCGACAGGATGATAATGTTAATGGCAGGTAAGAATACTATCAGGGATGTTATTCCATTCCCTAAAACACAGAGCGCCACCGACCTAATGACCCAGGCGCCCTCGGAAGTGGCCCCAAAGCAGCTTCAGGAGCTTCACATGAGGCTCAATGTGGCCAAGGCAAAGAAATAA
- a CDS encoding tRNA threonylcarbamoyladenosine dehydratase gives MSRRFSRTEMLIGRDGLDKLKNSRVTVFGVGGVGSFAVEALARAGIGSLVMVDFDNICETNINRQIHALTSTVGQPKVQAMKARVLEINPDIRVEAIQEFYTPENGSRLVDSETDYIIDAIDNVTGKIDLIKNSVSKGIPIVSAMGAGNKIDPAGFEAADISETSVCPLARVVRRELRNAGILKGVKVVYSKEQPMRHAKSSDMEPDEKNDRAKQVPGSISFVPPVLGMILAGIVVRDILGRT, from the coding sequence ATGTCACGTAGATTTTCTCGTACTGAAATGCTGATAGGCCGGGACGGCCTGGATAAATTAAAGAACAGCCGGGTTACGGTTTTCGGTGTCGGCGGAGTTGGGTCTTTTGCTGTGGAGGCTCTGGCGCGGGCAGGTATAGGCAGTCTGGTAATGGTGGACTTTGATAATATCTGTGAGACCAATATCAATCGGCAGATACATGCACTGACTTCTACGGTGGGTCAACCTAAGGTCCAGGCAATGAAAGCAAGGGTTCTCGAAATTAATCCTGACATCAGGGTTGAGGCAATCCAGGAATTTTATACTCCCGAAAATGGCTCTCGGCTGGTGGACAGTGAAACTGATTACATAATTGATGCTATTGATAATGTGACCGGTAAAATAGATTTAATTAAGAATTCAGTGAGCAAAGGAATTCCAATTGTATCAGCCATGGGGGCAGGTAATAAAATAGACCCCGCGGGCTTTGAAGCTGCCGACATTTCTGAGACTTCGGTCTGTCCCCTGGCGCGTGTGGTCAGGCGGGAATTGAGGAATGCCGGTATTTTAAAGGGGGTTAAGGTGGTTTATTCCAAAGAACAGCCCATGAGACATGCCAAATCATCAGACATGGAGCCTGATGAAAAAAATGACAGGGCAAAGCAGGTCCCGGGAAGTATTTCGTTTGTACCTCCGGTATTGGGCATGATACTTGCCGGAATCGTTGTCAGAGACATCTTGGGGAGAACCTAA
- a CDS encoding metal-sensitive transcriptional regulator → MHEVEDIKDNLDKRLKRIEGQVKGIRRMIDEGKNCQEILTQVSAARSALKMVGNLVLNHYAAECLCNSISADDNKTKLEELQKLIQTITRFAD, encoded by the coding sequence TTGCACGAGGTAGAGGATATTAAAGACAATCTTGATAAGAGACTAAAAAGGATTGAAGGCCAGGTTAAGGGTATCAGGAGGATGATTGATGAAGGCAAGAACTGTCAGGAAATCCTGACCCAGGTTTCGGCAGCGCGTTCCGCCCTCAAAATGGTGGGGAATTTAGTACTCAACCATTATGCTGCCGAATGTCTATGCAATTCTATTTCCGCTGATGATAACAAGACTAAACTTGAGGAATTGCAAAAACTTATCCAGACCATTACCAGGTTTGCAGATTAA
- the hisS gene encoding histidine--tRNA ligase, whose translation MLTSRPKGTNDILPGEVSKWHYIETVIREICREYGYTEVRTPVFEHTELFLRGVGDTTDVVEKEMYTFEDKGKRSISLRPEQTACVVRAYVENKLYALPQPVKVFYAGPMFRYANVQAGRYRQFHQFGVEALGSKDPAVDAEVITMAMDFYRRLGLRDLELHINSVGCPGCRPVHREKLQGYLASRVEKLCKLCQSRFDRNPMRILDCKEEICRELNREAPTTTDCLCEACAAHFEQVKKHLDDVGVQYIVDNRLVRGLDYYTNTAFEIMASDIGAQSSIGGGGRYDSLIAQVGGPETPGIGYALGIERIIATMERQGVEFPAEGQLDVFIASLGEKARQEAFKLVHKLRRAGLAAEIDLMGRSLKAQMKFANRFETAYTVILGETEIEKKAAVVRDMTSGEQQEVSLSGVVEYLLEQLA comes from the coding sequence TTGTTAACTTCAAGACCTAAAGGAACAAATGACATTCTACCGGGAGAGGTCAGTAAATGGCACTACATAGAAACCGTTATCAGGGAAATCTGCCGGGAATACGGTTACACTGAGGTCAGAACCCCGGTCTTTGAGCACACCGAGTTGTTTTTGCGCGGTGTCGGGGATACAACGGATGTGGTTGAGAAAGAGATGTACACATTTGAGGACAAGGGCAAAAGAAGTATTAGTCTGAGACCGGAACAGACAGCCTGTGTGGTCAGGGCTTATGTGGAGAATAAGCTTTATGCCCTGCCCCAGCCTGTTAAGGTTTTTTATGCCGGACCGATGTTTCGTTATGCCAATGTGCAGGCAGGCAGGTACCGGCAGTTTCATCAGTTTGGCGTAGAGGCGCTGGGCAGTAAGGACCCTGCAGTTGACGCAGAGGTTATCACCATGGCCATGGATTTTTACCGGCGATTGGGGCTCAGGGATCTGGAACTGCATATCAATAGTGTTGGCTGTCCCGGCTGCAGGCCGGTACACCGGGAAAAACTGCAGGGCTATCTGGCCTCCAGGGTCGAAAAACTCTGTAAGCTGTGTCAGTCTCGGTTCGATCGGAATCCGATGCGGATTCTGGACTGTAAAGAAGAGATATGCCGGGAGCTGAACAGGGAAGCCCCTACAACAACAGACTGCCTGTGCGAAGCATGTGCCGCTCACTTTGAACAGGTGAAAAAACACCTTGATGATGTGGGTGTGCAATATATTGTTGATAACAGGCTCGTCCGGGGTCTGGATTACTATACCAATACTGCTTTTGAGATAATGGCCAGTGATATCGGGGCCCAAAGCTCTATCGGCGGGGGCGGCAGATATGACAGCCTGATTGCCCAGGTTGGCGGTCCGGAAACTCCCGGTATCGGGTATGCCCTGGGAATAGAGCGAATCATCGCGACAATGGAAAGGCAGGGTGTGGAATTTCCTGCAGAAGGGCAGTTGGATGTGTTTATTGCTTCCCTTGGTGAAAAAGCAAGGCAGGAAGCTTTTAAGCTGGTACATAAGCTGCGGCGGGCCGGGCTTGCTGCTGAGATTGACCTGATGGGAAGGAGCCTGAAGGCACAGATGAAATTTGCCAACAGGTTTGAAACCGCCTATACCGTGATTCTGGGTGAGACGGAAATAGAGAAAAAGGCTGCCGTGGTGCGGGATATGACCTCCGGAGAGCAGCAGGAGGTATCCCTGAGCGGGGTAGTGGAATACCTGTTAGAGCAGTTGGCTTAA
- the hemZ gene encoding coproporphyrinogen dehydrogenase HemZ has protein sequence MIIELLSNQKELAVTCQDVVRLFFPDAEISLEHTEECELSLKAASYVDGSVIRGTAQLKEGGKFAAEQVSGDLESLPFPDDLRNHLKRLVKLALFRLLTKHTGQPAGPWGILTGIRPTKIVHRLLDAGWLPDSIEQYLTAAYEMSAEKAVLLTDTALRQRVYLLKGKEARELISVYIGIPFCPTRCAYCSFPSYSVENSASLVEPFVEALAGEIRAIGRAAGEMGRKVQTVYVGGGTPTVLDSEKMCRLLEVINDSLVSEATVEITLEAGRPDTVTMEKLRAAREQGVTRVSINPQTMNPVTLEVIGRRHSPHQVADAFAIARQAGFKTINMDVIAGLPGETAADVQQTLAAIAVFEPENLTVHTMAVKRASRINEAKDNFEISPPREVDKMLRLAHEAAGKMGMRPYYLYRQKNMVSPLENIGYARCGHDCIYNVQMIEERQTVIGLGGGAGSKFVEPGTWYLTSHYNPKDPETYIRRIDEIIALKVDKLRSFD, from the coding sequence ATGATAATTGAACTGTTATCTAACCAAAAAGAACTGGCTGTTACCTGTCAGGATGTGGTCCGCTTATTTTTCCCTGATGCAGAAATAAGCCTGGAGCATACAGAGGAATGTGAACTTTCCCTGAAGGCCGCCTCATATGTAGACGGGTCAGTTATCAGAGGAACTGCCCAATTAAAAGAAGGCGGAAAATTTGCTGCCGAACAGGTATCTGGGGACTTGGAATCACTCCCTTTCCCGGATGATTTGCGGAACCACCTGAAGAGGCTGGTTAAGCTGGCCCTTTTCAGGCTGCTGACGAAACACACCGGACAACCCGCCGGCCCATGGGGAATCCTTACGGGAATCAGGCCAACCAAGATTGTTCACCGGCTTCTTGATGCAGGATGGCTGCCTGACAGCATAGAGCAGTACCTGACTGCGGCATATGAGATGTCGGCAGAAAAGGCTGTTCTGCTCACAGACACAGCCTTACGCCAGAGAGTTTACCTGCTGAAAGGAAAAGAGGCCCGGGAATTAATCAGTGTATATATTGGGATACCGTTCTGTCCGACCAGGTGTGCGTACTGTTCCTTCCCCTCATATTCAGTGGAGAACAGCGCCAGCCTGGTTGAACCGTTTGTGGAAGCCCTGGCAGGGGAAATCAGGGCGATTGGCAGGGCTGCCGGGGAAATGGGGCGCAAGGTGCAGACTGTCTATGTGGGCGGCGGGACTCCCACTGTCCTGGACAGTGAAAAAATGTGCCGTCTGCTTGAGGTTATCAATGATTCACTAGTATCAGAGGCAACTGTTGAAATAACCTTGGAGGCGGGACGGCCTGACACTGTGACTATGGAAAAACTCAGGGCAGCCAGGGAACAGGGTGTTACCAGAGTGAGTATTAACCCCCAGACCATGAACCCGGTGACCCTGGAGGTTATCGGACGCCGGCATTCACCGCATCAGGTGGCTGATGCCTTTGCCATAGCCAGGCAGGCAGGCTTTAAAACAATAAATATGGATGTTATTGCCGGCCTGCCCGGAGAAACAGCCGCCGATGTGCAGCAAACCCTGGCTGCAATTGCAGTATTTGAACCGGAAAACCTTACGGTACATACAATGGCAGTGAAACGTGCTTCACGTATAAATGAAGCAAAAGATAATTTTGAGATTTCTCCGCCGCGGGAGGTAGATAAAATGCTCCGTCTTGCTCATGAGGCTGCCGGGAAAATGGGTATGAGGCCATACTACCTCTACCGGCAGAAAAACATGGTCAGTCCCTTGGAGAATATCGGATATGCCCGCTGCGGCCATGACTGTATTTATAATGTGCAGATGATCGAGGAACGCCAGACAGTGATCGGGCTGGGGGGCGGGGCCGGGTCAAAATTTGTCGAACCGGGGACCTGGTATCTGACCAGTCACTATAATCCTAAAGACCCGGAGACATATATCAGGCGAATTGATGAAATAATCGCTCTGAAGGTTGACAAGCTCAGGAGTTTTGACTAA